One Hyphomicrobium album genomic window carries:
- a CDS encoding GlcG/HbpS family heme-binding protein, with protein MHVTMESALAAIKAAQKEATKLKTQMCIAVVDSGANLKAFVRMDDAWVGSIDIAIKKAKTAVFFGMPTGEIGKLSQPGKSLYGIEHSNEGLITFPGGLPIVDEEGVLVGAIGVSGSSVENDHKVAAAGAKVVGVSELPAHPWRT; from the coding sequence ATGCACGTGACGATGGAAAGCGCCCTGGCGGCGATCAAGGCCGCCCAGAAAGAGGCAACGAAGCTCAAGACGCAGATGTGTATCGCCGTGGTCGACTCCGGCGCGAACCTAAAGGCGTTCGTGCGCATGGACGACGCCTGGGTCGGCTCGATCGACATCGCCATCAAGAAGGCGAAGACGGCGGTGTTCTTCGGCATGCCGACGGGCGAGATCGGCAAGCTTTCGCAGCCGGGCAAGTCGCTCTATGGGATTGAGCACTCGAATGAAGGTCTGATCACCTTCCCGGGCGGTCTCCCGATCGTCGATGAGGAGGGCGTGCTCGTCGGCGCCATCGGCGTTTCCGGCAGCTCGGTCGAGAACGATCACAAGGTGGCCGCGGCCGGCGCGAAGGTCGTCGGTGTCAGCGAGCTGCCGGCGCATCCCTGGCGCACGTAA
- a CDS encoding HdeD family acid-resistance protein produces the protein MAQPLTVSDIEMRVAETRELITKKWGWFLALGILLIVAGIAAIAFPLAGTIVAKTFLGWLFLIAGVVMVVHAFQAPGWQGFLWELLVGLLYVIAGGYLAFFPFTGLITLAIVLAVLFIAEGIFEVIQAFRVRPHEGWFWLLLSGLAALAVGLLIAIDLPGSAVWALGLLVGINLLFSGWSYVFLALAGRRAHETAAKR, from the coding sequence ATGGCACAACCGCTGACCGTATCCGACATCGAAATGCGCGTTGCAGAGACGCGCGAGCTCATCACCAAGAAGTGGGGCTGGTTTCTCGCCCTCGGCATCCTGCTCATCGTAGCCGGCATTGCCGCCATTGCCTTTCCGCTCGCCGGCACCATCGTCGCCAAGACGTTCCTCGGCTGGCTGTTCCTGATTGCCGGCGTGGTAATGGTCGTCCACGCCTTCCAAGCCCCCGGCTGGCAGGGCTTCCTTTGGGAGTTGCTGGTGGGACTGCTCTACGTCATCGCCGGCGGCTATCTCGCTTTCTTCCCGTTCACAGGTCTCATCACGCTCGCGATCGTGCTTGCGGTCCTGTTCATCGCCGAGGGCATCTTCGAGGTGATCCAGGCCTTCCGCGTCCGCCCGCACGAAGGTTGGTTCTGGCTGCTGCTGAGCGGCCTCGCGGCGCTAGCTGTCGGCTTGCTCATTGCCATCGATCTTCCCGGCTCGGCGGTTTGGGCGCTCGGATTGCTGGTCGGCATCAACCTTCTATTCTCAGGTTGGAGTTATGTTTTCCTGGCGCTGGCGGGACGGCGCGCGCACGAGACAGCGGCGAAGCGCTGA
- a CDS encoding inositol monophosphatase family protein, with protein MPASALMNVMIGAARKAGRSLARDFGEVEQLQVSIKGPGNFVSAADHKAEEIIYRELSKARPGYSFLMEERGEVAGDDKSHRWIVDPLDGTTNFLHGVPLFAISIGLEREGQLVAGLVYNPISDELFAAEKGKGAYLNDRRRLRVAVRKKLADALVTTGIPHLGRPGHVAFNREIKEIIKHVAGVRRTGSAALDLAWVAAGRFDAYWERGIKPWDMAAGIVLVREAGGAVSDLKGGAEMLERDEVLATNSTLQKDFLPLLAPERAGA; from the coding sequence ATGCCCGCCTCAGCGCTTATGAACGTCATGATCGGCGCCGCTCGCAAGGCCGGGCGCAGCCTCGCCCGCGACTTCGGCGAGGTGGAGCAGCTACAAGTCTCGATCAAGGGACCGGGCAACTTCGTCTCCGCCGCCGACCACAAGGCCGAGGAGATCATCTACCGCGAGCTTTCCAAGGCGCGGCCCGGTTACAGCTTCCTCATGGAGGAGCGCGGCGAGGTGGCGGGCGACGATAAGAGCCATCGATGGATCGTCGATCCGCTCGACGGCACCACCAACTTCCTGCACGGAGTGCCGCTGTTCGCCATCTCCATCGGCTTGGAGCGCGAGGGCCAGCTCGTCGCCGGGCTCGTCTACAATCCGATCTCGGACGAGCTTTTCGCCGCCGAGAAGGGGAAGGGCGCCTACCTCAACGATCGCCGCCGGTTGCGGGTGGCCGTGCGCAAGAAGTTGGCGGACGCGCTCGTGACCACCGGCATTCCGCACTTGGGCCGTCCGGGCCACGTCGCTTTCAATCGCGAGATCAAAGAGATCATCAAGCACGTTGCCGGCGTGCGCCGCACCGGATCGGCGGCGCTGGACCTCGCCTGGGTGGCCGCCGGCCGCTTCGACGCCTATTGGGAGCGGGGCATCAAGCCCTGGGATATGGCGGCGGGAATCGTGCTGGTGCGCGAGGCAGGCGGTGCCGTGAGCGATCTTAAGGGCGGTGCGGAGATGCTCGAGCGGGATGAGGTGCTTGCCACCAACAGCACGCTGCAGAAGGACTTTCTTCCCCTCTTGGCGCCCGAGCGGGCAGGTGCTTAA
- a CDS encoding tautomerase family protein, with protein sequence MARRRQNDPAVSALAHRPLTPPGVFLIRMLIFLTLVAFLAAILHKQLIDSFLHNPGLNGLILGVLALGIVYAFRQVIRLYPEIRWVNAFRIADPGLSISHQPILLAPMSAMLRDRTGALSLSTASLRSIMDSIGSRLDEARDTGRYLVGLLVFLGLLGTFWGLLETIQSVGGAIDAIDTNAANNVTMFSDLKAGLAAPLKGMGTAFSSSLLGLAGSLVLGFLELQASHAHNRFYNELEEWLSGITELTPGTNVSSDQVNRQLSSAILHMQRAVEDLSTRLADQSMAGAIGVPGGGDEQLRELARGVTQLVSQMRAEQKVVREWVDEQASQHSEVASALKELAVNMRRKG encoded by the coding sequence ATGGCAAGAAGACGACAAAACGATCCAGCGGTTTCGGCGCTGGCGCATCGGCCGCTGACGCCTCCTGGCGTCTTCCTCATCCGCATGCTGATCTTCCTCACGCTCGTCGCCTTCCTGGCGGCGATCCTGCACAAGCAGCTGATCGACAGCTTCCTGCACAACCCCGGACTCAACGGGTTGATCCTCGGCGTGCTCGCCCTGGGCATCGTCTATGCGTTTCGCCAGGTGATCCGGCTCTATCCGGAGATCCGCTGGGTCAACGCCTTCCGCATCGCCGACCCGGGGCTGTCCATCTCGCATCAACCGATCCTGCTGGCGCCGATGTCGGCGATGCTGCGGGACCGAACTGGTGCCCTGTCGCTGTCCACTGCGTCGCTGCGCTCGATCATGGATTCAATCGGCTCGCGTTTGGATGAAGCGCGCGATACCGGCCGTTACCTCGTCGGGCTGCTCGTGTTTCTCGGCCTGCTCGGAACCTTCTGGGGCCTGCTCGAGACCATTCAGTCGGTGGGCGGAGCCATCGATGCCATCGACACCAACGCCGCCAACAACGTCACGATGTTCTCCGACTTGAAGGCCGGCCTCGCCGCGCCGTTGAAGGGCATGGGTACGGCGTTCTCGTCCTCGCTGCTCGGTCTCGCCGGTTCGCTCGTCCTGGGCTTCCTCGAGCTGCAGGCGAGCCACGCGCACAACCGTTTCTACAACGAGCTGGAGGAATGGTTGTCGGGCATTACCGAGCTGACGCCCGGCACCAACGTCTCCTCCGACCAGGTGAACCGCCAGCTGTCGAGCGCGATCCTGCATATGCAGCGCGCCGTCGAGGACCTGTCGACGAGGCTCGCCGATCAATCCATGGCCGGCGCCATCGGCGTGCCGGGAGGCGGCGACGAGCAGCTGCGCGAGCTCGCACGTGGCGTGACCCAGCTCGTGTCGCAGATGCGCGCCGAGCAGAAGGTGGTGCGCGAGTGGGTCGACGAGCAGGCCTCGCAGCATTCTGAAGTGGCGAGCGCTCTGAAGGAGCTCGCCGTCAATATGCGTCGCAAAGGTTAG
- a CDS encoding OmpA family protein yields the protein MKRRRRQRVEEGGKRTIIEEPGRTIVQEKGARPVIRADETERMRRSARDVRSEKRRDGGNVTIAVRPGGIEVFSEFDSSGRLTRRYRRGRDGRETNFIDNRRFRRGAPVHIDLGPLTLRMPRERYIVNYERASDDDIYDALMAGPVERLPRGYSLDEIRYNTYLRDRMRRVDLDTVTFDFGAWRVHPDQYNRLERIARAIHRVIDRRPDEVFLIEGHTDAVGSEIDNLTLSDRRAEEVAIILTDNFGVPFENLVTQGYGEEFLKVPTLQAERANRRVAVRRITPLMARD from the coding sequence GTGAAGCGCCGCCGCCGCCAGCGCGTCGAGGAAGGCGGCAAGCGCACCATCATCGAGGAGCCCGGCCGCACCATCGTGCAGGAGAAGGGCGCGCGCCCGGTCATCCGTGCCGACGAGACGGAGCGCATGCGCCGCTCGGCGCGCGACGTGCGCAGCGAGAAGCGGCGTGACGGCGGCAACGTCACCATCGCCGTCCGCCCGGGCGGCATCGAGGTGTTCTCGGAGTTCGACTCATCCGGACGTCTCACCCGGCGCTACCGCCGCGGTCGCGACGGACGCGAGACGAACTTCATCGACAACCGCCGCTTCCGCCGCGGCGCCCCGGTACATATCGACCTGGGTCCGCTGACGCTGCGCATGCCGCGCGAGCGCTACATCGTCAACTACGAGCGCGCTTCCGACGACGACATCTACGATGCGCTCATGGCGGGTCCAGTGGAGCGGCTGCCGCGCGGCTACTCACTGGATGAGATCCGCTACAATACCTACCTGCGCGATCGCATGCGCCGCGTCGACCTCGACACGGTGACGTTCGACTTTGGCGCCTGGCGGGTGCATCCGGACCAGTACAATCGCCTCGAGCGCATCGCCCGCGCCATCCATCGCGTGATCGACCGGCGGCCGGACGAGGTGTTCCTGATCGAAGGGCACACCGACGCGGTCGGCTCCGAGATCGACAACCTCACGCTGTCGGACCGGCGCGCCGAGGAGGTGGCGATCATCCTCACCGACAACTTCGGCGTACCGTTCGAGAACCTGGTCACCCAGGGATACGGCGAGGAGTTCCTCAAGGTGCCGACGCTGCAGGCTGAGCGCGCCAACCGGCGCGTCGCGGTCCGCCGCATCACCCCGCTGATGGCGCGCGACTGA
- a CDS encoding thiamine phosphate synthase, translated as MGREVQSQLYVCAVAGADPQQVAARLDAAGAATLLIAAREGSALTAAEARPLVELAQKKDVAALIEGDAQLARTLRADGVHLPWSKDIVARYVEAREILGTRYIVGVDVGRSRHDAMSLAEDGADYIAFGIPPHVEDRASAAERRLELIFWWSEIFEVPCVAFDVDSVEDATALAAAGADFVAMHPGIELASTDYAKLASAVAEAASRGEAIA; from the coding sequence ATGGGGCGTGAGGTTCAGTCGCAGCTGTACGTGTGCGCGGTTGCGGGTGCCGATCCGCAACAGGTTGCCGCGCGGCTCGATGCGGCCGGAGCCGCGACGCTGCTGATTGCTGCACGCGAGGGTAGTGCCCTGACGGCGGCCGAGGCGCGGCCGCTCGTGGAGCTGGCGCAGAAGAAAGACGTTGCCGCGCTGATCGAGGGCGATGCGCAACTCGCCCGCACGCTGCGCGCCGACGGCGTACACCTGCCGTGGAGCAAGGACATCGTGGCGCGCTATGTCGAGGCGCGCGAGATCCTCGGCACCCGCTACATCGTCGGCGTCGACGTCGGCCGCTCGCGTCACGACGCCATGAGCCTCGCCGAGGACGGCGCCGACTACATCGCGTTTGGAATTCCGCCGCACGTGGAGGATCGCGCCAGCGCCGCCGAACGCCGGCTCGAGCTGATCTTCTGGTGGAGCGAGATTTTCGAAGTTCCTTGTGTGGCCTTCGACGTCGATAGTGTGGAGGACGCGACCGCGCTCGCCGCCGCGGGCGCCGACTTCGTCGCCATGCACCCGGGTATCGAGCTGGCGTCGACCGACTACGCGAAGCTCGCGTCCGCCGTCGCCGAAGCTGCAAGCCGGGGCGAGGCGATCGCATGA
- a CDS encoding peptidoglycan -binding protein yields MAGGRSRRHSADYGLFWPGYVDVLSTLLLVVTFLMSIFMLAQYFASQEASGKDTALKQLTLQINELTSLLSLEKGKAKSTADELAALQATLSTLREENTKLSGSALSGGEAAKAAEGRISGLTTELESQKKVSNEALAKVDLLNQQLLSLRRQIAALNEALQASEAKDAESQTRIKDLGSRLNAALARQVQELQRYRSDFFGRLRELLKNRKDIRVVGDRFVFESEVLFASGSNQLTPEGLAAMDQLAAAIIELQKEIPKEIDWALQVDGHTDIRPIASPTFPSNWELSTSRAIAVVRYLISRGVPADRLVAAGYGEFRPLEAGKDEASLQRNRRIELKLTNR; encoded by the coding sequence ATGGCGGGTGGACGCTCGCGCCGGCACAGCGCCGACTACGGTTTGTTCTGGCCGGGCTACGTCGACGTGCTGTCGACGCTGCTGCTCGTCGTCACCTTCCTCATGTCGATCTTCATGCTGGCGCAGTACTTCGCCAGCCAGGAGGCGAGCGGCAAGGACACTGCGCTGAAGCAGCTGACGCTGCAGATCAACGAGCTCACCAGCCTGCTGTCGCTCGAGAAGGGGAAAGCCAAGTCCACCGCCGACGAACTCGCCGCGCTGCAGGCCACGCTATCGACGCTGCGCGAGGAGAACACCAAGCTGTCGGGCTCGGCCCTCTCCGGCGGCGAGGCGGCCAAGGCGGCCGAGGGGCGCATATCCGGACTCACTACGGAGTTGGAGAGCCAGAAGAAGGTCTCCAACGAGGCGCTGGCCAAGGTTGACTTGCTCAATCAGCAGCTCCTGTCGCTGCGCCGGCAGATTGCCGCCTTGAATGAGGCGCTGCAGGCCTCAGAGGCGAAGGACGCCGAGAGCCAGACCCGCATCAAAGACTTGGGCTCACGTCTCAATGCGGCGCTGGCGCGACAGGTGCAGGAGCTACAGCGCTATCGTTCCGACTTTTTCGGCCGCCTGCGCGAGCTATTGAAGAACCGCAAGGACATCCGCGTCGTCGGCGACCGCTTCGTGTTCGAGTCCGAGGTGCTGTTCGCATCGGGCTCCAACCAGCTGACGCCGGAAGGGCTCGCTGCCATGGACCAGCTCGCCGCTGCCATCATCGAGCTCCAGAAAGAGATTCCCAAGGAGATCGACTGGGCGCTGCAGGTCGACGGCCACACCGACATTCGGCCGATCGCCAGTCCGACGTTCCCGTCGAACTGGGAGCTGTCGACGTCCCGCGCCATCGCCGTCGTCCGCTACCTGATCAGCCGCGGTGTACCGGCTGACCGGCTGGTCGCGGCAGGCTACGGCGAGTTCCGCCCGCTGGAAGCCGGGAAAGACGAGGCGAGCCTGCAGCGCAACCGCCGCATCGAGCTCAAGCTGACGAACCGTTAG
- a CDS encoding SEL1-like repeat protein, which translates to MSRHLTLLLLGVLTPLAVLPALADTSSWVMETTEAPKPKKGKAVKIAPSETFAKPTPSAAARANEGGLAKSLVEPTGDEAAYIAFDQGQYLTAKKLAEEGAARGDPQAHTLLGRLYAEGLGVSKDTQAAVKWYARADELGDVQGTFALGVLYAEGRGVKKDRLKSAELFEKAARTGHPLANYNLGLLFLKGDGKPQNPYRAAMHIRYAAEKGIAVAQYDLAGLYQNGSGVEPSALEASRWLSKAAEQGMAEAQFEYAVVLLRGLGLTKDEPKAVPYLRAAAQKGLASAQNRLAYVFAEGVGVKKNEEEAAKWRLIAQAGGLKDETLDALVSKLPKAKQMAAQQAASEWREKAGMF; encoded by the coding sequence ATGAGCCGGCACCTCACGCTCTTGCTGCTCGGCGTGTTGACGCCCTTGGCCGTGCTGCCGGCCCTGGCCGACACAAGCTCCTGGGTCATGGAAACGACCGAAGCGCCGAAGCCCAAGAAGGGCAAGGCGGTGAAGATCGCGCCGAGCGAGACGTTCGCCAAGCCGACCCCGAGCGCGGCGGCGCGGGCCAACGAAGGCGGTCTCGCGAAGTCGCTCGTCGAGCCGACCGGCGACGAGGCGGCGTACATCGCCTTCGACCAGGGCCAGTATCTCACCGCCAAGAAGCTTGCCGAGGAGGGTGCGGCGCGCGGCGACCCGCAGGCGCACACGCTGCTCGGGCGCCTCTACGCAGAGGGTCTCGGTGTCAGCAAGGACACTCAGGCGGCAGTGAAGTGGTACGCACGCGCCGACGAACTGGGCGATGTGCAAGGAACGTTTGCGCTCGGCGTGCTCTATGCCGAGGGGCGCGGCGTTAAGAAGGATCGCCTCAAGTCGGCCGAGCTGTTCGAGAAGGCGGCGCGCACCGGCCATCCACTCGCCAACTACAACCTCGGGCTTCTCTTCCTCAAAGGCGACGGCAAACCGCAAAACCCGTATCGCGCCGCCATGCACATTCGCTACGCGGCGGAGAAAGGCATCGCCGTCGCGCAGTACGATCTTGCCGGCCTCTATCAGAACGGTTCGGGCGTAGAGCCGAGCGCGCTCGAAGCCTCGCGCTGGCTATCGAAGGCTGCCGAGCAGGGCATGGCGGAGGCGCAGTTCGAATATGCCGTAGTGCTGCTGCGCGGGCTCGGTCTCACCAAAGACGAACCGAAGGCGGTTCCCTATCTGCGGGCGGCGGCGCAGAAGGGTCTCGCTTCCGCGCAGAACCGTCTCGCCTACGTGTTCGCCGAGGGTGTCGGCGTCAAGAAGAACGAAGAGGAGGCGGCCAAGTGGCGGCTCATCGCCCAGGCCGGCGGCCTCAAGGACGAGACGCTCGACGCCCTTGTCAGCAAGTTGCCGAAGGCCAAGCAGATGGCCGCGCAGCAGGCGGCAAGCGAGTGGCGCGAGAAGGCCGGGATGTTCTGA